GTGATGGAAGAGTCActagaagcagcagcagaaacaacagcagccagCACTGGGAAAGTGAAAGCCAGAGGAGGCCTTCAAGGGCTGGCTAAAGCCTTCGAGGTTGTGGAGCAAGCGGCCTTGAATCTCTACCTTGGCCCCTGGCGGGAGGAGTACAAAGTTGTCAAGGTTGGTTAAAAAAGCTGGAACAGTGGattattttataacatttttggttttaatttgtgtAGATTAAATTTTACTTCAGATTATTACCCACAATGTCCCACTAACTCTGTTAATATAATGTACTCTCTTATTGATTGAACAGTTGAGTGTCAGTTTGGACAAAGTCGTTAGACTTTAAATATGGTAAAAACGTGATGTATTTCCCATTTTTATCAATTTTCTGTTCTTGTCCTTTGTGTCCCAGATGTACTCCGGTATATTCACCCACTATGTCAAACCAGTGCTGTCGATGCCACAGATTGAGAAGCTGTTCAGCCTGCTCGGATACCAGCTCAGCTCCTCCCGACATGAGCAGCTTCACCTCCAGTCACCCAGAGTCAGTCCTGGCTCTTTGGACGACCTCCTTCGCTTGTCATGTGCCTTCTTCCTGGCCCGCTGTGAGTGTTGTCTCCTTCTGAAGGCTCTGGGGAAGCATGTTGGTGATGCCCAGTGGGAGCTGAATGTGgtgagggagaggcagagaggaaacagactACAGGTATGTCAGCCTGGGATGAAGGCAAATCAGTTAGTCAATCAGGCTGTATTTAAAATACTGACtatatcaacatttttctggAGGTTGGTTGCTGTTCTCTTTTGTGCTTATTCCTCTAACCTATTCAATGTAACTTGCGAGTCAGTCAAAAAGTAATTTACTGTATACATGCACGTAATGTactgtatgcatgcatgtgggtgtgtgtatgtacgtatgtatgtatgtatgtatgtgtatatatatgtatgtatatatgtgtatatgtctGCAACAAGAACTACAACAAGCATCACAGCCCTATTTTAGGTCATGCAAGCACAGCGCCGAgtgcacaattaaaaaaaaaaaaaaaagtcgatcATGTAATTGATATGATCACAcactgttttagttttatgtCTGTTGGTTACAATATACACTAAATGTGACACAACAGCAttcacattgttttgtatttcatgaatgaaacacacaatgcCACTTTTGCAAAATGTTAAGTTGGAAAGGGGTTAATGATGGACACAACTGAAGATCAGActggttccctcaacaaaaGCCTTTTCCCACTGACTATTGTTTGAAATTCTCGGTGCCATCTCTCCATACTTAAGATCCTCACTGTTCTGCAAACCTTTCAGTCATCATGAGAAAGGATTTAGGTTTAACACTGAGGCCAACACCACCTTAAATACATAAGAAAGATCTAATTGTAGTGAATAGTAAATGCAATTGaactgtttctgatgttttgtcCATTTATCTGAACAGGTCGCACTGGACAACACCAAGAAGATGTTGGAAGTCAATCAGCCATCGATGAAGCAGTTTGACGGTGAACTGGATGTTGATCTGTACACAGACGAGCAGCTTAATGGGGGGCAAAGGGAGACGGATGTCACTGACAACGAGAATCCTCGCTCTTTGACCTGGGTGACTCACAGCAGTGCATTAGCTCctgctgtcaaaacacaaagcaatgGAGTGACTTCTCTGTCCTCTTCACACAACCCTCTGACCACCAGAGATGACATTCGCACCTCTACACTCAAGTGCCAGCTGATGAAGACGTCACCACTGGCATCAGACACTACCAGAAGCTCCTCAGCTAGCATGAAGCAAGGCAAACATCCTTCTGAAGAGACAACGTTTGACATGGGAGACTCGCAGTCTTCCAGTCTGCAGGTAGAGGCAATGGGGCTTGACAAGATCCAGGCTGACGTCAGCCATTTTTGCAGCTGTCTCCAGTCTTCTCCTATTTGTCTTAGACACTGTGTTCAGTGCAACACCTTGCATGATATCACCTGTGCCTCACTTCAGCAATGCCAGGAGAATCACTGTGTTGTAGTCCCCAACAATACGAATGAGAAGATGGGAGAACAGAGAGCTGTGTCACTGCAGGGTGAGAGCCTCAGAGTCAGTCAGATGGGTGGATCACCAGCTCTCACTAGCAGCAGTGCTGCAATGTCCTCCTTAACTCTGTGCGATGACCCTAAAGCAATAACCCCATCCATTCATCCAATCACCTACCATGAGTGCTGTGACCTTCGCTGGCCGGACCCTCAGGTGCTGTGTCTCCGGTGCAGTGTCTTGCACTCTGGTTCCTGCAAAGAGATTGACATCTGTAAAAGTTACCACGAGATCAAGTCACTAGGGGTGTGCTCATGTGGGAGGGCATGTTCCAGAAAGCCTCTGGTTCTGTGCAGGTATTGCGGAAAGGAGTATTGTCGGGATTGTTGGTATAGAAGTCCTCTTGAATGTGTCTGTGGCCAAACCTTTGACCAGTCATCCTCTGTGtgatttttattgaaaaagtACTGCTAAGTTACGGCACAACTAGGAAAATCACTGTGCCTTATATATCTGCGTACTGGGTCCAGAATTCAGTACACTATTTTTTCTTCTAATCTGCTCCTCTTTCTGAGACATGCATCACTCTGTACTAATATTCTGCAAGTGCCCATATTTACCAttatcagcatttttttaaatagtgtGTTCAAAATTGAAGTTGTGATCACATTTGTGCACTTATGCCACTTAAATGTAATTAAGTGTGAAGCACAAGGaggtgtttttatgtgtttttgctgcCTGCCTGAAGTAAAAATGATCTACAGAATCACTGATCAAGCCCTATTTGGAATATTCCACAAGTTTTTGTGCCATGCAGCCTCAGTTATGTATGTGACTCTCACCgcaaaataattattattaattcatctGCTGATCATGTTATTGTACAATCgatagtgtgtttgtttgaaaaaatataaaataataaatgtccATTACAATTTCTTGTGGCTAAATTTACTTGCCTAAATTGCTTGCTTTGTCCAGCTGGTAGTCTAAAACCCCAAATTCCTCAGTTTGGTGTATAGAGATAAGCTCCTgcaatgtcacatttattttcGTCCAGAGTTGCATTAATTTTTCTCCAAGATCTTGTtttgatgatgg
This sequence is a window from Acanthopagrus latus isolate v.2019 chromosome 8, fAcaLat1.1, whole genome shotgun sequence. Protein-coding genes within it:
- the spata2l gene encoding spermatogenesis associated 2-like; this translates as MSISRQRELVTAYDCSLEQQILRQGSNLVCRDEDLWKQVEGLLRNGDAQEMHCLGLDPLRVMEESLEAAAETTAASTGKVKARGGLQGLAKAFEVVEQAALNLYLGPWREEYKVVKMYSGIFTHYVKPVLSMPQIEKLFSLLGYQLSSSRHEQLHLQSPRVSPGSLDDLLRLSCAFFLARCECCLLLKALGKHVGDAQWELNVVRERQRGNRLQVALDNTKKMLEVNQPSMKQFDGELDVDLYTDEQLNGGQRETDVTDNENPRSLTWVTHSSALAPAVKTQSNGVTSLSSSHNPLTTRDDIRTSTLKCQLMKTSPLASDTTRSSSASMKQGKHPSEETTFDMGDSQSSSLQVEAMGLDKIQADVSHFCSCLQSSPICLRHCVQCNTLHDITCASLQQCQENHCVVVPNNTNEKMGEQRAVSLQGESLRVSQMGGSPALTSSSAAMSSLTLCDDPKAITPSIHPITYHECCDLRWPDPQVLCLRCSVLHSGSCKEIDICKSYHEIKSLGVCSCGRACSRKPLVLCRYCGKEYCRDCWYRSPLECVCGQTFDQSSSV